One window of the Dendropsophus ebraccatus isolate aDenEbr1 chromosome 12, aDenEbr1.pat, whole genome shotgun sequence genome contains the following:
- the LOC138769762 gene encoding fish-egg lectin-like, which translates to MSFILGLIFLCAGASAVAAEYDCLSVAGKLKQIDAGAGEVYGVDDNGTTFHLVGDSWQQLPGQFIHVTVGPAGVWAINRTNSLHKLQDNRWKPVTGFLQQVDAGFSKSVGGVGPFGYIYCLNENCVNSRSSLLTFTRIDGSLRYYSCGLFGCWGLSFDNRIFFRQNVASSACQGTGWQPIEGSLRVIEVGTDGSVYGINPAGDALKRMDVTASNPTGTSWSQIDVCATFRHVTYDAGVLWLLSKNGDIYKCAENNNSADTKETIAV; encoded by the exons ATGAGCTTCATCCTCGGCCTCATCTTCCTGTGTGCAGGAGCCTCTGCTGTTGCTGCCG AGTACGACTGCTTATCAGTAGCAGGAAAACTAAAGCAGATAGATGCCGGAGCCGGGGAGGTGTATGGTGTAGACGACAATGGGACCACCTTCCACTTGGTAGGAGACAGCTGGCAGCAGCTTCCCGGGCAGTTCATTCACGTGACGGTCGGACCAGCTGGAGTTTGGGCCATCAATAGGACGAACAGTCTCCACAAACTGCAAGACAACAGGTGGAAACCGGTGACAG GATTCTTGCAGCAGGTGGATGCTGGCTTTAGTAAGTCCGTGGGTGGAGTGGGCCCATTTGGCTATATCTATTGCCTGAATGAGAACTGCGTCAACTCCAGGTCTTCACTTCTGACATTCACTCGTATCGATGGGTCTCTGAGGTATTACAGCTGCGGACTCTTTGGATGCTGGGGATTGAGTTTTGACAACAGAATCTTTTTTCGACAAAATGTGGCATCCAGTGCGTGCCAGGGAACCGGATGGCAGCCGATTGAGGGCAGTCTAAGAGTGATTGAGGTTGGCACCGATGGCTCAGTCTATGGCATAAACCCTGCCGGAGACGCTCTGAAGAG GATGGACGTTACCGCCTCTAACCCCACTGGTACATCATGGAGCCAGATAGACGTCTGTGCCACCTTCAGGCACGTCACTTATGATGCTGGAGTCCTGTGGCTTCTTTCAAAAAATGGAGACATTTATAAATGCGCTGAAAATAACAATTCAGCCGACACCAAAGAGACAATTGCTGTCTAG